The genomic window CGATGCCGAGGTCGGCGAGGGCCTGCGCGGCCTCCCGGCGCATGCCCTTCTGGTCGAGCATCCGGAACACCGAACCGAGCACGCCGCGCCGGCGCTTCTCCCGGCCCAGAAAGAGGTTGCTCGCGATGTCCAACGCCGGCGCCACGGCCAACGTCTGGTAGACGGTCTCGATACCGGCGTCCCGGGCGTCCTGCGGCCGCTTGAACTGCGCCGGCCTGCCCTCCAGGAAGAGCTCCCCGGCGTCCGGCGCCAGCGCGCCGGTCAGGCACTTGATCAGCGTGGACTTCCCGGCGCCGTTGTCCCCGATGACGGCGAGCACCTCGCCCGGGTACAGGTCGAGATCCACCCCGTCGAGCCCGACGACCTTGCCGAACGTCTTGACCAGGCCGCGGGCCGAGAGCACCGGCGAACGCTGCCCGCTCTGCAGGGCGCCGGAACGGCCGGCGGGGGTCTGTGTGCTGGTGGCGGTCATGACCTCACCTTCCTGATCCACTGGTCCACGGCCACGGCGAGGATCACCAGCAGGCCGACGGCGAGTACGCGGTACTGGTCGTCGACCCCGGCGAGGGAGAGGCCGCTGCGGAAGAAGCCGACGATCAGCGCGCCGAGCAGGGTGCCGAGCACCGCGCCGCGGCCGCCGAAGAGGCTGGTGCCGCCGATGACAACGGCGGTGATGCTCTCCAGGTTGGCGTCGGTGATGGCGTTCGGGCTGGCCGCGCCGGCGCGTCCGATCAGGATCCAGGCGGTGATGCCGTAGATGGCGCCGGCGACGACGTACACGCTCAGCAGGACCCGGTCGACCCGGATGCCGGCGAGCCGGGCGGCCTCCTTGTCGTCGCCGACCGCGTAGACGTGTCGGCCCCAGGCGGTCTTGGCCAGGGCGAAGCCCAGCGCGAGGTAGAGCAGGACGACGGCGACCACGCCCACGGTGATCCGGAACCGGCCCACCGGGAAGGACTCGCCGGTCCAGCTGAGCACCGCGGGCAGGTCGGTGGCCTGGACGCTCTGGCCCTCGGAGTAGAGGAGTCCGATCGCGGTGAAGACGCTGAGCGTGCCGAGGGTGACGATGAAGGGCGGCAGCTTCAGCCGGGTCACCAGCGCGCCGTTGAGCGCGCCCGCGGCGGCGCCGACGGCGATGGCCAGCACGATGGCGAGGGCGCCCGGCAGCCCCTGGCCCTCGGCCAGCTTGGCCGCGAGCATCATGGCCAGGATCGCGATGGCGCCGACCGACAGGTCGATGCCGGCGGTCAGGATGATCAGTGTCTGCCCGACGGCGAGCGCGCCGATGACCGCCACCTGCTGCAGGACGAGCGACAGCGAGTTCGGCGAGGCGAAGCGCGGGTTGAGGGTGGAGAAGACGACGAACGAGATGACCAGCACGAGGAACGGGCTGATCGCGGGGTGCGCGTGCAGCAGGTGCTGGACGCGTTGCAGTGGCGAGTGCCGGCGTAGGGCGAACTGCTGCGCGGCGGTGGTCGGTGGTGTCGTGGTGGTCACGGCGGGCTCCCTGCCGATGTCGGCGGTGGCTAACGAACTGCCCGGTCGAGGGCGCGGGGCGGAGGACGCCTCGGGCCCTCGACCGTGGCGGCGGTGGCTCAGCCCCAGCAGCGCTGGGCGCCGTCGGCGCTGGTGATGCTCTCGACCCCGGTGGCGGCCTTGTCGCTGACCAGGGTGACGCCGGTGTCGAAGAAGTCGAGGCCCTCGGAGACCTTGGGCTTCTCCCCGTCGTTCGCGATCTTCTTGATCGCCTGTACGCCCAGCTCGGCCATCTTCAGCGGGTACTGCTGGGAGGTGGCGCCGATGACGCCGTCCTTGACCTGCCGTACGCCGTCGCACCCGCCGTCGACGGAGACGACCAGGACGCCCTGCGTCTTCCCCGCCGCCTGCAGCGCCTTGTGCGCGCCGACGGCGGCCGGCTCGTTGATGGTGTAGACGACGTTGATGTCGGGGTTCTTGGTCAGGCAGTTCTCCATCGCCGTCCGACCGCCGTCCTCGGCGCCGTTGGTCGGCTCGTTGCAGGCGATGGTGTAGCTGCCGCCGGAGTAGCTGCCGGTCTTCGCCTCGTCGCCGTTCTTCTTCTTGTCGGCGGTGTCGATGCCCATGCCGGTCAGGAAGCCCTGGTCGCGGTTGTAGTCGACGGAGACGACCTTGTCGTTGAAGAGGTCCAGCAGGGCGATGGTCGCCGGCTTGCCGGCGAGCTGGGTCGCCGTCCACTTGCCGATCAGCTCACCGGCCTTGAAGTTGTCGGTGGCGAAGGTGATGTCCACGGTGTTGGCCGGGTCGGGCGGGGTGTCCAGCGCGATGACGTAGAGGCCGGCGTCCCGGGCCTTCTTGATCGCGGGATTGACGCCCGGACCGTTCGGGGTGATCAGGATGCCCGCGTCGCCGCGCGCGATCGCGTCCTCGATGGCCTGCACCTGGCCGGCCTCGTCGCCGTCCTCCTT from Micromonospora kangleipakensis includes these protein-coding regions:
- a CDS encoding ATP-binding cassette domain-containing protein — translated: MTATSTQTPAGRSGALQSGQRSPVLSARGLVKTFGKVVGLDGVDLDLYPGEVLAVIGDNGAGKSTLIKCLTGALAPDAGELFLEGRPAQFKRPQDARDAGIETVYQTLAVAPALDIASNLFLGREKRRRGVLGSVFRMLDQKGMRREAAQALADLGIGTLQNVAQAVETLSGGQRQAVSVARAAAFGSKVLVLDEPTAALGVKESNQVLRMIEEVRSRGLPVILISHNMPHVFEVADRIHIQRLGRCAGVVTPASHTMPEAVAIMTGATTLEETPGRTAG
- a CDS encoding ABC transporter permease, whose translation is MTTTTPPTTAAQQFALRRHSPLQRVQHLLHAHPAISPFLVLVISFVVFSTLNPRFASPNSLSLVLQQVAVIGALAVGQTLIILTAGIDLSVGAIAILAMMLAAKLAEGQGLPGALAIVLAIAVGAAAGALNGALVTRLKLPPFIVTLGTLSVFTAIGLLYSEGQSVQATDLPAVLSWTGESFPVGRFRITVGVVAVVLLYLALGFALAKTAWGRHVYAVGDDKEAARLAGIRVDRVLLSVYVVAGAIYGITAWILIGRAGAASPNAITDANLESITAVVIGGTSLFGGRGAVLGTLLGALIVGFFRSGLSLAGVDDQYRVLAVGLLVILAVAVDQWIRKVRS
- a CDS encoding substrate-binding domain-containing protein, which translates into the protein MIQHIGRRRAALLVAAAAATGMVVSGCGDSSGDGAGDGDKSVAVSLITKNSTNPFFVTMQQGAKKAAEAEGVKLTVAAGKEDGDEAGQVQAIEDAIARGDAGILITPNGPGVNPAIKKARDAGLYVIALDTPPDPANTVDITFATDNFKAGELIGKWTATQLAGKPATIALLDLFNDKVVSVDYNRDQGFLTGMGIDTADKKKNGDEAKTGSYSGGSYTIACNEPTNGAEDGGRTAMENCLTKNPDINVVYTINEPAAVGAHKALQAAGKTQGVLVVSVDGGCDGVRQVKDGVIGATSQQYPLKMAELGVQAIKKIANDGEKPKVSEGLDFFDTGVTLVSDKAATGVESITSADGAQRCWG